CCTTTCACAGATATTATAGAGGATATTCGGCATGCGCTTGCGCAAGAAGTTTTTACCGCTAGAAGCTTCGCGCCACTATAAAGTGTTAAAGTGCATTTTTTGCCGCAAATTGACGGTCCATAAATAGCTTCTTTATGTTCCTGAGAACCAGTCGTCTATAAAAACTACTCAATGcttgaaaataaacttttttgtaTAAGACGGGTAGGTATATTTCTTTCACAATTTTCAGATGGACTTTCTAATACTTTCATAGGTAGAAATGACGAGGAAAAGATAGAAGAAGACATAAAATGATGTTTCGTAGTCAGTATCTTAACAAGAGGGCCTACCTTGGAGTACCAAGCGGTCGTAGACCAGTTGGCCGTCCCAAATATCGCTGGAGCGATGAAGTCGGCAAGGACCTGCGCCAACTACAGGCAGGCGACTGGAGAGCGACTGCGCAGGATAGAGACCAGTGGCGACTTCTTGTGTctgaggccaagatccacttcgggtcgctgagccagcggagtaagtaagtaagtatcttaacattttgatcATTACGACAAAATGCTTCACAGAAAGTTTCATAAGGAAGCGTCACTTGGCACTTAAGGTGTCTCTCTTTAACTTAACGTCATCAGAAGCTATTGGGCAACGGCACAATCCTTCATAAGAGGCTATTCCATGTATCATTAACGTGCCACAGACGGCTAGAGTGTAACAAATCGGCGATCTAAATCTCTACAATGAGCCCTTAACTACAACACTGCTTGAGGCGTATTTCCACTTTCGAATCGACAACGAGTGATCGATCAACGTTTGTTGATATCGATACGTGAAACAAATCACGCTGTCCCATCTCTAGCCTCGTCTTAGTGACCAGCTTACTACTGTTTTAacataagtaattatgtattaaCATTCGATGAAACAACAAACaatttatgttactttttcacgaaaaactactaaacatgttttcatgaaattaagtaaatataagtaagtaagaaattaAGTAGAAAGCTGAAAACCTGGATTAACATAACAGGTATATATGCTATaatttatcccggaattcccatcTGAAGACTTTTTGAGCTAAAGCGCTGCTCGCAAgcaataaatttgttttatttttgaaataatttttcaagcttagggctgatttttcaatggtcagataaacgtTATCTGAGTAATACTTCTGAtgctgtcacatctgaatATATTTATGTCAGTGATAGCAACAAtcttattcctcagataacgttTAAGTTTATCTgatcattgaaaaatcagcccttaatatacttgcgagcaatgaaaagttgTCTCTGGAACTTTTCATTGGTCACATTGGTTGTTTCtatgcaaaaataaaaactatctATAATAAGATAAAGTACCAACGttgttctttatttatttatttatgggaaAATCACAGCAGTAAACCTTAAATAACACAATtcttaattactaaatacaacATTTGATTTACTCCCTTAATGCTTTCCTCAAagaattaattacaataattagaTAATTGGCAGCACTCATAgttcataataaatagtataaaataatcatatatttACGATACATTGTTTACAGAATAATAcacttgaaattaaattaaattacctatctaCACAATTACACATGCTACTTTACATGCACATGCAGTACCTAACTAACATTCACACtatcatacctacctattaagtGGATTTAATCAAAtagtaattatataaataacaattttaatcatttagttcatcatttaaaatttgtatcacttcctttttaaatttcattttattgcaATTAAATATGTCTGTTGGCAGGAGTTGCTTATTGTGGGATTGACAGATTCTTCGCAGTGGGGCACGTGCACCAGCGTTTGTACGCGAGAAGGGCACAAGAAAGAGGCTTTTGGACCGTATAGACCGAGCGGGTGCTCTGAAATGAATTTGTTCTAAAAGCGGAGGGCAATCATATTCGTTGTTGCAGATATTGTAGAGAGTCATAGCATCCAACAATATCCTTCTATCACTGAGTTTCTGTAAGTTGTAAAGTTTGAGCAGATCCACATAATGTCCTTTTCTTCCTGTTAGTCTGTAGTGCAATGCTCTAACAAACTTCTTCTGTATCGTCTCTATTTTGTTTGAATAGACTGCATAGAACGGATTCCATATAACGGATGCAAAATCGAGGTGAGAGCGGACCAGTGTTTGATACAGCGTTAAGTATGTGGATGCTTTTCTAAAAGGTTTAGAAATTCTCAGGACAAATCCTAACATCTGGTAGgcttttgtaaatatattgtCGATGTGATTGTTTAGTAATAGTTTTTCATCAAGTGTTACTCCGAGATCTCGTATGCTTGCTACTTTAGTTAGCGCTACATCaccaatattatatttaaagtctattttgtttatgtttctAGTAAACGAGATCTGTTGACACTTATCATACGCTAGCTGCAGTTTGTTTTTCACGCAGAACTCGTTGAATCTAATAAGGTCTTCTTGCAATAGTAAACAGTCCTGTTGGGAGGTTACTTTCTTAAAGATTTTTAGATCGTCAGCAAACATAAGTATGTTAGAGTTCTGAAAGCACTGTTCTATTTCATTGATAAACAGTAGATACTGTAATGGCCCTAGGGTAGATCCCTGAACCACTCCGGAAGATACTAGTTTTTTGTCCGATGAGTATCCATTGATGGTAATGATTTGGTATCTATTGTTTAGGTAGGAAGCGAACCACCTTAAAAGATTTCCCTTTATACCATTAAACGCAAGCTTCTCAAGGAGTAGAGTATGGTCGACTTTGTCGAAGGCTTTGCGAAAGTCTGTATATATTGCATGGACCTCTACACCTTCGTCTAGTGCCTCAAACAAAAAGTTAGTGTAAGTTAATAGGTTTGTTATAACTGACCTTTTCTTCATGAAACCATGTTGTTTTTGACCATGCACCATAGACTCAAATAGTTTAGGTTTAGAATAATGATATTTATGTAACTGATACCCCTAAAAATTCATATGAATTGTGAAATGAAAATTGACTCCCAGCTGATCTCAGTCTAAAGGTCTTAGAGGATAAACAGTTCGTGAAAGAAAGTCCCGCAGTATCGGGGTTCAATATCGCGTTATTTATTATGACCAGTAAGCTAGAGGTAGTTTTAGCCATCTTACAGAAGTCGTGAACTaaaactttgtattttttcattaaatagTAATTAGTTGTTTAGAACATCTTGGGTCCAAAATGTGAAAGATTGGTACAACACCGACACCACATCCTTGTTCTGAGCAGCAATCTCGAAGGAAAGAATAAGCCAGATGATTGCCAACCTCCGATAGGAGATGGTACCCAAAGAAGAAAGAAGAATGTAGTggtgaaataaatcaaaattttctttttcagtGTTAGAGCTGATTACTATGACACGACCATGTACTGTAAAAACTTTCTGTGCCGATAATCTTCATACACCTTCCCCAAACAGTGTCGTACaacaatattagtctatgaCAGTGTCACAACACTGTGTCCTCTGCCTTTCTTATTATACGATACTCCATAGGTTTATCGGAATGGAGGGCGTAACAAGCTACTTTCAcccacataataaaaataaacaggtacctacatttacaCTTGTACTAGTCAATTTCATTACTCAATAACTTTATTgtcactaaattattattagcaAAGTGCTGGACTCCTCGTGCTGAATACTAATACCTTCATGGCAGGGAAAGCGAAGTAGCTCTATTTTCTATCTTCGATCCCTGAGGTCGTGACTGGTCCCCGGAggctgggggtcactctctaagtAGACGAACGAACAAACAAGAATTATCAcgcttagtgccaatttcgccatagtaggttagagcataaccagggatctGACAGCCAGACGTATTATAGTCagacatctgtcaagaattaaatatggagatgacgtataattgatcaacctttccctggttacgatataactgactatggagaaaatggagcttaatacaacgaaatGCCTGTTGTAAGCCTAATTAGCGCCTCAGTTTTCCGAAGCTTAGGAGCGCTGCTCTAACCACGTTGTTTAAAGCGTGCTGATTGTGTGACAGTTCTTGTTCGTTCTTTCTTCGATTTAGAAAGTAACCCCCCTGATATCTTGATATAGCGCTGCGGTATGAATGACGATGTCCGACCGGGCTCGGCCCGCCTGCCCATATAGATTGATCTGTCCCCTGTCACCAATGCATGAATGAATGGCGTACGGTCGGGTGCAGTAAAGTGCCATTATGTCATGTTTACTGTTATCTTGTCACGATGATGTGGTTAGTGGAGCTGCGGGAAATTAGTTATGTTGTCTATGGTTGTGTCAGAGTTAAGCGCTACCCTGGTCAAAAGGTGGTGGTTTTAACGTTCGGGCCTGCTTAATGGTCAGGTTCTAATTCAGTATATTATAGTAATCTTACTACCACTCAAAGTTAGTTAATTTATGGTATAAGACTTCATCGAGGACCTCCTTATTGGCTccttcgtatttttttatgactaGGCTATAGtttgtgtcccactgctgggcaaaggcctccttatgtTTGGTCCAACTATCGCGATCCTCCGGCTTAGATTagatttttgttattaatatGGCTTATAATAAATACGTTGGGTTTGGATTATTTAGACTGTATTGTATACTATAATATAGCTTATAGTAGCACGTTCCAAGGATCAACCTGGATGACTATCGCTCTGCCTCATTCAGCCACAGCAGGCTAGCAggctacctgtctaaggtTATCGGTCCACCGCACCGGATTATCTATTAttcgtaggtacttattatacgCTCAAGGTACAAGTAATAGCATCACTACAAACAGACGTTGTAAGATTATAGCtcagatatgtaggtatataattaaatacacaACAATAACAGGTAAGTTGGAGGTACCAACGTATTGTACTGTTTAAGTAGTAGATTCCTTGGTAAACATGAAATTTAATGTACGTCAAACCTTATTGTTTAGTTTTGAATACCAGTGTTTCGCGACTAATGTTCGTATTCATTGTAGAAACGTCACTATTACGATTAGGAGAGCTCTTAAAAATACAGTAGGTAGAAGAGTCAGTAGTGGGTACTAacactatcctaactaatattataaatgcgaaagtaactgtgtctgtctggtactctttcacgccaacattacagaacggatttgaatgaaatttggtatacatatggtctatgGTCCctgagaaaaaacataggctactttttatcccggaattcttcttcttctttaatCCCGTTACTCCTCCGAGGAGTCTGGGGCTGACACCCGGAATTCCCaccggaaaactttttaaggggaagcgaagctcgcgggaacagttAGTTAACTATAAAGTTTCATTAAGCAAGCTCGCAGGCATCAACGGTGTTCAGGAGCCCTGTTACTGCTCAATAAACGTTTCTAAAGAGATAGTAGTTCGGCTAACCCGTGGGTGAGTAATGTGGGACGTATCTCCATCCTCACAAGCATCCATGGTATctatattgtaggtatatccTATAGTTTCACTCAAAATATAGTGAAGTGGAGTGTTTTGTCATAATGCTTAAACggaatattgttttttttttcgttattaaCTGAAGTTTTCACGTGACATAGTACATGTTTGCATTACACATTTACATAGTTATTCTAAAAGCATATAAAAGTTTGCGATTCCTCTACCGGAAACAATTCTGAAACTTTTGAGAGATAATGACAGAAAAAAACCTAAGCTTTACCATTCTCGTAAATTGCTAAACACGTACTAGAGTTTTGTTGTGGAATTACTGTATTGCTGTCATATAGTTAAGtttaactataaaaataaaataaaataagtatgagGATCTGACCTTTCTATTTCAAAACGCAACACGTTTGGTACCCGTTTCGCGGTCCTAAATAAGGACCGCGAAACGGAGTTTCGCGAGTCTCCTGCCTGCCCAGGCAGGAAGTCCCGGGGGCTCTCGGTCTTATCTCCTCATTAGCATAGCCTCGGGCCAGTTCCTGCTACTGGGTGAATGAAAATAACCAGCTCCAGCTACCTACCCACACCTACTATAATTTAGTTATACAAGTATTGTGCAGTATCCTGTAGAGAAACATGGATTTATTATTGGGGATGTAGCTTTAATATTGATTCGCATGAAAGCCGTATTGAAACGGCTAAATGAGAAGATTGGTCTACTACTGTGTCTATAAAATATGCCTATTAATTGTCGAAGGGGTAATCAGAGGTCACCAACTTACCTGTGCttttaaccactctaaatcaAATACAAATCACTAGATTTACCTCCGCATTCATCATACAACTTAACTTAGCATCAATTTTGGATCTTTTTGTCACACAAAAAGTCGAACCTCTTTGTAAACCGAAAGTTCTTCATATCTTCAGTTCCACGAATGCAGGATTCActttattgtttaaattttattccaatAAACACTACGTACACAGCATATGTTTGGCCGTGTTCTTGATCCAGTGGTAGTGGTAGCCGGTGTCGGAGTAGACGGTCATGGTCCGGGACCGCTTCAGATTGCAAAACGAGATGAGCCCCACCTGGATGTACTTCCTCACTACGAGAGCACTGCCGGAGTCACCACTGAAAGAAAAGATTATTAGCTAGCCTACTTTTGCCGTGTCTTTGGTGTGTGTAAGTGTGCGTTCTGCGATAAATAGGATTTATTGAAAATTCATTGCAAAATCGTAGCGAGTACCGCAGTGGCTGCGGCTTgtaaaacatacaaacattCTAAAAGTGGTTCAGATTGACCCCTTGAGTCTTTCCGTTGGTCGACtataacaatacaatacaatacaatcctctttatttgcaccaaaaacagaaaaaatacaaaaaaagcttaaaaataaaaacagtacaaaaaggcggccttattgcttatagcaatctctatcAGACAaactttggatggaagagagttaaaaaaaaaggattACAGGTAGCTGTGGTGCAAGTGtataataaagtacttaaacACTACatatactaaataaataaataaataaataagaacaacacaataaataaatacttatataaacatacatatattatattatacctacatatacatacatacatttatttatttatttatacatagaaTAATACATGAATATACaacaataatatattcaacTATAACAGTGAGTGTAGGTAGTGCCTTTTGACCCCTTCTTTGAAGGAAGCCACAGAAAGTGCACGTCTTAATTCCTCAGGAAGAGCATTCCAGAGCCGTCACTGTAAAAGAATCGCCGTAAAAATCGGTTTTATGCGGTGGAACTTGCAGTCGTAAGTTCAGTGTATGTTTCTGGAAGGAACTGCATGTGAATAGATTTGGAGATCATCTGCGTAAAAGTGGTAGGAAGAAGATAGATTTTCAGAGATACTATTAATAAAGATAGCAAATAGGAGAGGGGACAACACGCCACCTTGCGGTACACCAGCTTAGGTACTACACCACTTGGAGTATGAATCCTCAATACGGATGCGTTGCTGGCGCCCATGCAAGTAACTATGAAACCAGTCAATTACCGTTGGAGATATGTTGAGAGAGCGAAGAATTCCAAGCAAGATGTCGAAATTGACAGTATTAAAAGCATTGCTGAAGTCAAGAAGGGATAGGATAGTCAGCTTTCCATTTTCCATTCCCTGGCGAATGTCATCAGTGATTTTCACAAGAGCAGTGACCGTGCTGTGGCCAGGGCGGAAGCCGGACTGGAAGGGATTCATAAGATGGTTTCTAATGAGAAAACCAGTTAATTGGTGATGAACAAGTCGTTCAAGGACTTTGGAGAGGAAAGGAAGGATGGAGATGGGTCGATAGTCCGAGAAAGATGAAGGATTATGTTTTTTAGGGAGGGGGATAATTTGAGAATAGAGGAGTTCAGGATATGCGTGATGATAGGAAGGattgtattaagtataggAACCATCATATTTCGACTCACGCTGTCACTCCCAACAGCACAGCGTTGGAAGTAATAGAGAGAATATTCTTCTCAACATCACAATCGGAAAATTGACGAATATTAAATGACGGGAAGTCTGAAGTTGGTATAGAGGAAAGATGATTAAGAGTTTTGAATTTAGTAGCAGAGTCTAAATCAGAGGTAGAGGAGAAATGTGAATTCAAAGAATCTAGATCAAGATCTTTCGGGACTACGTTATTACGGGCCTTGCCAACACCTAGTGACTTTAGAAAATTCCATACTTTGGCTGGATCGCCATTTATAACTATAATAGACAAAGAAACGGAAAACAAAAAACTACTGGAATCAGGTTAGGTTCCATACTCAAAGGATCTGAATATAGTTCGCaccaatattattatcatctcaGGTCCAACCGTGGAGTGCATGAATtagcaatgaaaaacttcCAGTAACACAATATATGGTACAGCAATATCAGGTGGAACTTTACCATTGCTCTTGAGTATACTTACCGAGCAGTAAAGTGATCCTCCCCCGGCGGCGGTGCGTCGACCTGCGCGCAGATGGTGCCGTCGGGCAGCCCGCCCAGCGTGCGCGCGCACTGCTCGCGGGAGTATATTGTGAGGTTCCCCAGCTTCTTCAGCTTGTAAGTGGATACTTGATTTACATCCTGTAAAGGCAACGGTTGAAGAGCCTTCTATTCTATCATCTGTGGGAGTAGTAGAAATGCTTGCGCCTGCCTACATTGAAAGGAAGGTTTTTGTATATCCCTTTAGGTTCAGACCTAAAGGGATAGCCTTCCTAAGGCTGGGCCATTTACGCTAGTCTACTCGAGATGAGCAGCGACGTTTCTCATGTCGAGTTATTTTTCTAGAGTGTTGTAGGATTAGCCAGGATGTGTCAgacgtaaatatagttataaagtacataatatgacATATCAAATGTAGATTCGGAAGACGCTAACTACTTTTGATGAgtattgttttgaaatggAATTGACAGAGTTCTTCAAGCCGAAACATTTGTATGAGCAAGTTCACCCATACTCACATCAACGAACCCCCACCCAGATACAATCCCCTTCTCATTGTATGGAGGGTTCTTCATCAGGATCACCCTCATCACCGTAGGTCCTAGTTTCAACTCCTCCTTCAGCTTATATAGGCATATGTCGTTCAAAATGTGCATCTCATTGTACTTCTCGTGAAGCTTGTGTTTGGCGACCAGACGCGTCTGGCTCTTGCCCCTATCCGTGTGGCCAAGCTTGGCCGTTATGTAGGTATGGTTGGCTTCACAGCCGTCTAGACAGTGAGCGGCAGAGAGCAGCAGCCATTGGTTGATGACGGAGGCGCCGCATATCCAGCTGTCGGTGGTGTTGCTGATCTGGCACCGGAATCTCAGGAAGACTGAGTGTGGGAATTCCTCGATGTTGGTGTAGTCTCCGCCGACGATGCGCCGAGTCTTGCTCCTGGTGTGGGGGGTCATTAATAGCAGGCTGATGATGAGTTTGAATGGCATTTTCTTCTGGGCATTTATTGGAGTGGTTTTGAGCGTCGCAAGAATTCACTGAGGTTTAAGTGTTTGTAAGTTCGAAGTTATGAGTAGTATATGATGTAGAGCAATTAATTAACTTTGGTCGTTTTGTTACGGttcgttaaaataaatgtttaatggTGCATTTCTCTCATTAAAATTGTCGCAATAATTGGTAGGTCATGGTACCTTCACGCTGCATCAAATCGTATTgacattttgaataaaattgttgctgtaattgtctaataaaaacatttagatgtgacagcaacaattttattcctcagataacacttatctgacaaTGGAAAAATCAGCCCcaagacagtgacagcaaccattttattcctcagataacatttatctgaccattgaccaaaatcagcccttagagAGTGACTCTCCTGATATCTTGATATAGCGCTGCAGTATGAATGACGATGTCCGACCGGGCTCGGCCCGCCTGCCCATATAGATTGATCTGTCCCCTGGCACCAATGCATGAATGAATGGCGTACGGTCGGGTGCAGTAAAGTGCCATTATGTCATGTTTACTATTATCTTGTCACGATGATGTGGTTAGTGGAGCTGCGGGGAATTAGTTATGTTGTCTCGGAGTTTTTAAGCGCTGCCTGGCAGAAAAGTGGTAGAATTTGAGGTGCGAGGCCTGCCTAAATGTCCAATGTCCATATTCTAAATAACTACTCGAACTTTGTTCATTTATGGCAAGACTTCATAGAGAACCTCCTTTTAACCATGTTCGTTCAAAATTGTCTCGGCTTCGATTAGGTTATTGTTATAACTATGGCTTATAATCTCACTTCTATTAATACGTTGTATTTGGATTATTTTCACTGGAGGTATACTATATGGCTTATATAGTAACACGTAGCAAGGGCCAACCTGGGTGACTATTGCCCTCCCTCATTCAGCCACAGTAGGGTACGTATCGGTCCACTGCGCCGGATTATCTGTTagacgtaggtacttattatacgCTCAAAGTACAAGTAATGGCAATCACTACAAACAGACGTTGTAGGATTATAGCTCAGATATGTagttatataattaaatttattatataattaaatacacaACAATAATGGGTAAGTTCTAGGTACCAACGTATTGTACTGGTAGATTCCTTCTCCTTGGTAAACATGAAATTTAATGTACGTCAAACcttattgtttatgtttagttTTGGATACC
This is a stretch of genomic DNA from Plutella xylostella chromosome 4, ilPluXylo3.1, whole genome shotgun sequence. It encodes these proteins:
- the LOC105394852 gene encoding hypodermin-B-like gives rise to the protein MPFKLIISLLLMTPHTRSKTRRIVGGDYTNIEEFPHSVFLRFRCQISNTTDSWICGASVINQWLLLSAAHCLDGCEANHTYITAKLGHTDRGKSQTRLVAKHKLHEKYNEMHILNDICLYKLKEELKLGPTVMRVILMKNPPYNEKGIVSGWGFVDDVNQVSTYKLKKLGNLTIYSREQCARTLGGLPDGTICAQVDAPPPGEDHFTARGDSGSALVVRKYIQVGLISFCNLKRSRTMTVYSDTGYHYHWIKNTAKHMLCT